From a single Anaerolineae bacterium genomic region:
- a CDS encoding MFS transporter: MSTLSAEQTQTILQQEKRNLFHLVADIAWFGLAIPSMGSFLSVYFINLGATALDMGLLSALPAIFMLLGTFLTNPWARRFPDSRQALILPTFVMRLRILLLAFIPFLPPEWRIPAALGMLALLALSNSVAGVVFLVLMQEAVTVRRFTQLLSQRQLALNIGIAISTLALGFWLERVAFPLNYQVMFVASFLFTLVSMWHAMQIRPLPEAETPAPPTEEVPARPVNAWREGSFRGIAGVLGFVFIGYFSILPVIPLRLVNDLGATEGFIALYSLLELCGAATMAYFAYRLVERFGHQAVIRACMTVTGLTALILALAPSLYFTLPAALINGAAWVGTDVSQFSFFRKVMGSANKTAYTNAYYQMLSLVSFVGPLIGSTLASWGLSLEVVLLVGAALRVIAGWAISFYHPADAAPDLQQAPAT; the protein is encoded by the coding sequence ATGTCCACCCTGTCTGCCGAACAGACACAGACCATTCTTCAGCAGGAAAAGCGTAATCTCTTCCATCTGGTCGCGGATATCGCCTGGTTCGGGCTGGCCATCCCGTCCATGGGTAGCTTCCTGTCGGTATATTTCATCAACCTGGGGGCCACCGCCCTGGATATGGGACTGCTCTCCGCGCTACCAGCCATCTTCATGCTGCTGGGCACCTTCCTGACCAACCCATGGGCGCGTCGCTTTCCGGATAGCCGGCAGGCGCTGATCCTGCCAACTTTCGTCATGCGCCTGCGCATCCTGCTGCTGGCGTTCATCCCGTTCCTGCCGCCGGAATGGCGCATCCCGGCGGCGCTGGGCATGCTGGCCCTGCTGGCGCTGAGCAACAGCGTCGCGGGGGTGGTCTTCCTCGTGCTGATGCAGGAAGCCGTGACTGTCCGCCGTTTCACCCAGTTGCTCAGCCAGCGCCAGCTGGCCCTGAACATCGGCATCGCCATCAGCACGCTGGCGCTGGGCTTCTGGCTGGAGCGTGTTGCCTTCCCGCTGAACTACCAGGTGATGTTTGTGGCGTCGTTCCTGTTCACGCTGGTCAGCATGTGGCACGCCATGCAGATTCGCCCCCTGCCTGAAGCGGAAACGCCCGCCCCGCCCACCGAGGAAGTCCCCGCGCGCCCGGTGAATGCCTGGCGAGAGGGATCATTTCGCGGGATTGCCGGTGTGCTTGGCTTTGTGTTCATCGGCTACTTTTCCATCCTGCCGGTGATCCCGTTACGGCTGGTCAACGATCTGGGGGCCACCGAGGGGTTCATCGCCCTCTACTCGCTGCTGGAGCTATGCGGAGCGGCGACCATGGCCTATTTCGCCTACCGGCTGGTCGAACGCTTCGGACATCAGGCAGTCATCCGCGCCTGCATGACCGTCACCGGCCTGACCGCCCTGATCCTGGCCCTGGCGCCGTCGCTGTACTTCACCCTGCCCGCTGCGCTGATCAACGGGGCAGCCTGGGTGGGCACCGATGTCAGCCAGTTCAGCTTCTTCCGCAAGGTGATGGGCAGCGCCAACAAGACCGCCTATACCAACGCCTACTACCAGATGCTCTCGCTGGTCTCGTTTGTCGGCCCCTTGATCGGCAGCACACTGGCCAGCTGGGGTCTGAGTCTGGAGGTTGTGCTGCTGGTAGGCGCCGCCCTGCGCGTCATCGCTGGCTGGGCGATCTCCTTCTACCATCCGGCGGACGCCGCGCCAGACCTGCAACAGGCTCCGGCGACATGA
- a CDS encoding GNAT family N-acetyltransferase, which yields MSGEPHAPLIRRAGPDDAPALAAVHAACWPAEHIAVEHIARALALPNRVTLAAVSGGTLAGFVDGFLTTGADGRRRWEVDLLAVHPAARGRGLGRRLIAACTTAGTAFRPDCIRALIRVDNVASQRAFAAAGFAPQAPICRLLVNTAGDDRGHEPPPGAHLVPVVTLTYRGVWIEGALLAEAFAAASDMRARCGWDIAGCVIPLEGEALHAAVEAGYTAVGDFAWWLRTPAARASIH from the coding sequence ATGAGCGGAGAACCACACGCGCCGCTGATCCGGCGCGCCGGGCCGGATGACGCCCCGGCCCTGGCGGCTGTGCATGCCGCCTGCTGGCCTGCCGAGCACATCGCTGTAGAGCATATTGCCCGCGCCCTGGCCCTGCCCAATCGTGTCACCCTGGCGGCGGTAAGCGGAGGAACCCTCGCTGGCTTTGTCGATGGTTTTCTGACCACAGGTGCGGATGGCAGGCGTCGCTGGGAAGTCGACCTGCTGGCTGTGCATCCCGCCGCGCGCGGTCGGGGACTGGGCCGCAGGCTGATCGCGGCCTGCACAACGGCAGGGACAGCCTTCAGACCGGATTGCATCCGCGCCCTCATTCGCGTGGACAATGTCGCCAGCCAGCGGGCTTTCGCGGCGGCAGGCTTTGCACCGCAAGCGCCGATCTGCCGCCTGCTGGTCAACACAGCGGGCGACGATCGGGGTCATGAGCCGCCGCCCGGCGCGCATCTGGTGCCGGTGGTGACACTGACCTACCGGGGCGTATGGATCGAAGGGGCGCTCCTGGCGGAAGCTTTCGCCGCAGCCAGCGATATGCGTGCCCGCTGCGGCTGGGATATCGCCGGGTGCGTGATCCCGCTGGAGGGAGAGGCATTACACGCCGCCGTGGAAGCCGGTTACACCGCGGTCGGCGACTTCGCCTGGTGGCTGCGCACCCCCGCCGCCAGGGCGAGCATTCACTGA
- a CDS encoding glucose dehydrogenase: MVTEDGAMKKVWFVVVATLAMLFPAGVLLAQGGEDEPVITRDAPPDPALVTYTQVASGFDRPLLVTHAGDGSGRLFVVEQTGRIWIVRDGERLPTPFLDLSASVTPISGYSEQGLLGLAFHPAYADNGRLFVSYTDRQGTSVVAEYAVAGNNPDVANPASARELLRVAQPYPNHNGGMIAFGPDGYLYISLGDGGSAGDPQGNAQNPWTLLGAILRIDVDSAARPYGIPADNPFALSGLGAPEIWAWGLRNVWRFSFDRATGDLYLADVGQNLWEEVNFQPADSPGGENYGWNRYEGTHPYSGGPAPENMVLPVAEYAHNEGGCSISGGYVYRGEAIPDLQGVYFYGDWCTGNIFALYRDTAGEWQSLKFTQLAGKLISSFGEDEAGELYVVDYTGGGIWRMDPAE; this comes from the coding sequence ATGGTTACCGAGGATGGCGCGATGAAAAAGGTATGGTTTGTTGTTGTGGCGACGCTGGCGATGCTCTTTCCGGCTGGTGTGCTCCTTGCTCAGGGGGGCGAGGACGAGCCGGTGATCACCCGCGACGCGCCGCCTGATCCCGCCCTGGTGACCTACACGCAGGTCGCCAGCGGGTTTGACCGCCCGCTGCTGGTGACCCATGCCGGGGATGGTTCTGGCCGTTTATTCGTGGTGGAGCAGACCGGGCGCATCTGGATCGTCAGGGATGGTGAGCGGTTGCCGACGCCGTTCCTCGATCTGTCGGCCAGTGTCACGCCAATCAGCGGCTACTCCGAGCAGGGGCTGCTGGGTCTGGCGTTTCACCCGGCCTATGCTGACAATGGCCGGCTGTTCGTCAGCTACACCGACCGGCAGGGGACTTCCGTTGTGGCCGAGTATGCGGTGGCGGGGAACAATCCGGACGTGGCCAATCCGGCCAGTGCCCGTGAGTTGCTGCGCGTAGCCCAGCCGTACCCCAACCACAACGGCGGCATGATCGCCTTCGGACCGGATGGTTACCTGTACATCTCGCTGGGCGATGGTGGCTCAGCGGGCGATCCGCAGGGTAACGCCCAGAATCCCTGGACGCTGCTGGGCGCGATCCTGCGCATCGACGTAGACAGCGCCGCGCGCCCGTACGGCATTCCGGCGGATAACCCCTTTGCCCTGAGCGGGTTGGGCGCGCCGGAAATCTGGGCGTGGGGACTGCGTAACGTCTGGCGCTTCAGCTTTGACCGCGCTACCGGCGATCTATACCTGGCTGATGTGGGCCAGAACCTGTGGGAGGAAGTGAACTTCCAGCCGGCGGATAGCCCCGGCGGGGAGAACTATGGCTGGAACCGCTACGAGGGTACTCATCCTTACAGCGGCGGTCCCGCGCCGGAGAACATGGTGCTGCCGGTGGCGGAGTATGCCCATAACGAGGGCGGCTGCTCCATTTCCGGCGGCTATGTCTACCGCGGGGAAGCCATTCCCGATCTGCAGGGGGTGTACTTCTATGGCGACTGGTGCACGGGCAACATCTTCGCCCTCTACCGGGATACCGCCGGGGAGTGGCAGAGCCTTAAATTCACCCAGCTCGCTGGAAAGCTGATCAGCTCCTTCGGCGAGGACGAGGCTGGCGAGCTGTACGTGGTCGATTACACCGGCGGCGGCATCTGGCGGATGGACCCGGCGGAGTAG
- a CDS encoding phosphotransferase, producing MIPAEVREALTTALGAPLRDAQMVYGGDINHAARVTLRDGEQVFVKWNRRVGVDFFQAEAEGLQALAAARAIRVPAVLAVGTETPFLALEWIEPGGRSLMGDEFAERLGHELAALHNCIAEAHGFPHDNYIGSLPQPNARTTSWAEFYAEQRIGAQMAIARQRGMLPPAREAGLRRLQEWLPVFLDDTEIQPSLLHGDLWGGNYMVSAEGDPVLIDPAVYYGHREVDLAMTELFGGFPPGFYSAYNEVYSLDDYERRRLLYQLYPLLVHMNLFGGGYAARVDAIIRHYVG from the coding sequence ATGATTCCGGCAGAAGTACGCGAGGCGCTGACGACGGCCCTGGGCGCGCCGCTCCGCGATGCGCAGATGGTTTACGGCGGCGACATCAACCATGCGGCGCGGGTCACCCTGCGCGATGGCGAGCAGGTCTTTGTCAAATGGAACCGCCGCGTGGGGGTAGATTTCTTCCAGGCGGAGGCGGAGGGGCTGCAGGCGCTGGCGGCTGCCAGGGCCATCCGCGTGCCGGCGGTGCTGGCGGTGGGCACGGAGACGCCCTTTCTGGCCCTGGAGTGGATCGAGCCGGGGGGCCGCAGCCTGATGGGCGACGAGTTCGCCGAGCGGCTGGGGCATGAACTGGCAGCCCTGCATAACTGCATCGCTGAGGCCCACGGCTTTCCGCACGATAATTATATCGGCTCCCTGCCGCAACCTAACGCCCGGACGACCAGCTGGGCGGAATTCTATGCCGAGCAGCGCATCGGGGCGCAGATGGCTATCGCTCGCCAGCGGGGGATGCTCCCGCCCGCGCGGGAGGCAGGGCTGCGCCGACTGCAGGAATGGCTGCCTGTCTTTCTGGATGACACGGAAATCCAGCCAAGCCTGTTACACGGCGACCTGTGGGGCGGCAATTACATGGTCTCGGCGGAGGGCGATCCGGTGCTGATCGACCCGGCGGTCTACTACGGCCACCGCGAGGTTGACCTGGCTATGACCGAACTGTTTGGCGGCTTTCCCCCCGGCTTCTACAGCGCCTATAACGAGGTCTATTCCCTAGACGACTACGAGAGGCGGCGTCTGCTCTACCAGCTTTACCCTCTGCTTGTCCACATGAATCTGTTCGGCGGCGGGTATGCCGCCCGTGTGGACGCCATCATCCGCCATTACGTGGGCTAA
- a CDS encoding low molecular weight phosphotyrosine protein phosphatase, with translation MKRVLFVCAGNTCRSPMAAALLRRRIAELGLADHVQVDSAGVSAAPGDPITPQAAGVLAARGLLSEHRARRFSPADWIEADLIVAMDYRNLAAVFEQRPPGPVRATACLLLDFAPAIDLVDVPDPYGTDRYAETFDLIARGVEGLLARLRKDWGG, from the coding sequence GTGAAGCGGGTGCTGTTCGTTTGCGCGGGGAATACCTGTCGCTCGCCAATGGCGGCGGCGCTGTTGCGCCGACGGATTGCTGAGCTGGGGTTGGCTGACCACGTGCAGGTGGACTCGGCTGGCGTGAGCGCTGCCCCCGGCGATCCGATCACTCCGCAGGCGGCCGGTGTCCTTGCCGCACGCGGACTGCTCAGCGAGCATCGGGCGCGCCGTTTTAGCCCGGCGGACTGGATCGAGGCTGACCTGATCGTGGCGATGGACTACCGCAATCTGGCGGCGGTCTTTGAGCAGCGCCCGCCTGGCCCGGTTCGGGCGACCGCCTGCCTGCTGCTGGACTTTGCCCCGGCCATCGACCTGGTTGATGTGCCTGATCCTTACGGGACAGACCGTTATGCGGAAACCTTCGATCTGATTGCGCGGGGCGTGGAGGGATTGCTGGCCCGTCTGCGGAAGGACTGGGGGGGATGA
- a CDS encoding low molecular weight phosphotyrosine protein phosphatase, translated as MVRVLFVCLGNICRSPMAEAVFRHLVREAGLEDQIEVDSAGIGNWHVGDPAHRGTREVLAQHNISYDGRARQVTRADLKRFDYVLAMDYENLADLRSLAGSDGQGARIQLFMDYAPQAGTREVPDPYYSGKFDEVYALVRQAAQGLLEHIREEHGL; from the coding sequence ATGGTGCGTGTGCTGTTCGTGTGTCTGGGTAACATCTGTCGCTCGCCGATGGCCGAGGCGGTCTTCCGGCATCTGGTCAGGGAGGCCGGGCTGGAAGATCAGATCGAGGTTGATTCGGCGGGGATTGGCAACTGGCACGTGGGCGACCCCGCTCATCGCGGGACGCGGGAAGTGCTGGCGCAGCATAACATCTCCTATGATGGACGCGCCCGGCAGGTCACCCGCGCTGACCTGAAGCGGTTTGATTACGTGCTGGCCATGGACTACGAAAACCTGGCCGATCTGCGGTCGCTGGCTGGCAGCGATGGCCAGGGCGCGCGGATCCAGCTATTTATGGATTACGCGCCCCAGGCCGGGACGCGCGAAGTGCCCGATCCTTACTATAGTGGCAAGTTTGATGAAGTCTACGCGCTGGTGCGGCAGGCCGCACAGGGCTTGCTGGAACACATCCGGGAGGAGCACGGCCTGTGA
- a CDS encoding sigma-70 family RNA polymerase sigma factor, which produces MSEELPVVHEWVEAALEGDQRAFGLLVEHYQTAVFNLAYRMLGEPQEAEDAAQEAFLRAYANLSRYDPERSFKTWLLSIASNHCIDRLRKRRLTWLSIEEEEGVSVHPALVSTAAGPEEAYLEQERSADIQALLARLPPDYRLVVVLRYWYDMSYTEIAEALNTSESAIKSRLFRARQTLADLMEGGPLPTRPMAPVLEGS; this is translated from the coding sequence GTGTCCGAAGAATTGCCCGTCGTCCACGAGTGGGTGGAGGCGGCTTTAGAGGGGGACCAGCGCGCCTTCGGGCTTCTGGTTGAGCATTATCAAACGGCCGTCTTCAACCTGGCCTACCGTATGCTGGGCGAGCCACAGGAAGCCGAGGATGCGGCCCAGGAAGCGTTTCTGCGGGCGTACGCGAACCTCTCTCGCTACGACCCGGAACGCTCGTTTAAGACCTGGCTGCTGTCGATTGCATCTAATCACTGCATCGACCGCCTGCGCAAACGACGCCTGACCTGGCTCTCCATCGAAGAGGAGGAAGGCGTCAGTGTCCACCCGGCTCTGGTCAGCACGGCTGCCGGCCCGGAGGAAGCCTACCTGGAGCAGGAGCGTTCGGCGGATATCCAGGCGCTGCTGGCCCGGCTCCCGCCGGATTACCGGCTGGTGGTGGTGCTGCGTTACTGGTACGACATGAGTTACACCGAGATCGCTGAAGCCCTCAATACCAGCGAATCGGCGATCAAGAGTCGGTTGTTCCGGGCCAGGCAAACGCTGGCTGACTTAATGGAAGGTGGCCCATTGCCGACCCGGCCAATGGCACCCGTGTTGGAGGGTTCGTAA
- a CDS encoding MBL fold metallo-hydrolase: MDITWYGHSCFRLVERGKASVVTDPYNGDIGYKLPRKLRADIVTISHEAPGHANRDWPRSTYVISGPGEYEIGGVFVIAVAMHHPDDPKRQNIVYLMDFDGLNVIHLGDLSYVPTQSQVETLGAVNVAMVPVGGGNGLNAGQAAEVISLIEPDIVIPMHYKTPYTSLNLDSLDKFLKVMGLGTVQPQEMLRVTLDELPEQPQVVVLEPQQS; this comes from the coding sequence ATGGACATTACCTGGTACGGGCATAGTTGCTTTCGGCTGGTGGAACGCGGCAAAGCCTCTGTCGTGACGGACCCCTACAATGGCGACATCGGCTACAAGCTGCCCCGCAAGCTGCGGGCGGATATCGTGACGATCAGCCACGAGGCTCCCGGCCACGCCAATCGCGACTGGCCGCGCTCGACGTATGTGATCAGCGGGCCGGGCGAGTACGAGATCGGCGGCGTGTTCGTCATCGCCGTCGCCATGCATCATCCGGACGATCCGAAACGGCAGAATATCGTCTACCTGATGGACTTTGACGGCCTGAATGTCATTCACCTGGGCGATTTGAGCTATGTGCCCACCCAGTCACAGGTGGAGACGCTGGGGGCGGTCAATGTGGCGATGGTGCCCGTGGGGGGCGGCAACGGCCTGAATGCAGGCCAGGCCGCCGAAGTGATCAGCCTGATTGAGCCGGATATCGTCATCCCGATGCACTACAAAACTCCGTACACATCACTGAATCTGGATTCGCTGGACAAGTTTCTGAAGGTGATGGGCCTGGGGACTGTGCAGCCGCAGGAGATGTTGCGGGTGACGCTCGATGAACTTCCGGAACAGCCGCAGGTGGTTGTCCTGGAGCCGCAACAATCGTAA
- a CDS encoding DDE-type integrase/transposase/recombinase yields the protein MGIEEAGHRADEIAEQLGKHRATIYRWLKGIRMRGIRGYVAYFKQAKKGRRVRKTPGYVVQRVLSIRREYRDCCGEKVVYVLAQEGIDLSRSTVYRILKRHLVLRKHHRQPEGAPVQRATGPRQVVQVDTVNLGEVYAYTAIDTFTREAAIVMRPSLQAADGRVALEQLMAVFGRVSLLQTDGGSEFKAECAEGMHRWADQHRIARAYKKNEQAFIEAFNGTLRREEFGALKFRGDDWSWPSSAPMLSSTTITTGARISHSTCSRPLVSLSRICLERMRTFARTFCAAYNRAASGSLEEAAQCLSLTRSKPASTWWHIFQKPFR from the coding sequence ATGGGAATTGAAGAAGCCGGGCATAGGGCGGATGAGATTGCTGAGCAGCTGGGGAAGCATCGGGCGACGATCTATCGCTGGCTCAAAGGCATTCGGATGCGGGGCATTCGGGGCTATGTGGCCTATTTCAAGCAGGCGAAGAAAGGACGCCGAGTGCGCAAGACGCCGGGCTATGTGGTGCAGCGGGTATTGAGTATCCGGCGGGAGTATCGCGACTGCTGCGGGGAGAAGGTCGTGTACGTGCTGGCGCAGGAAGGCATTGACCTCAGCCGCAGCACGGTCTATCGCATTCTCAAGCGCCATCTGGTCTTACGCAAGCATCACCGCCAGCCCGAGGGTGCGCCGGTGCAGCGTGCCACCGGACCGCGCCAGGTGGTGCAGGTCGATACCGTCAACCTGGGGGAGGTGTACGCCTACACGGCGATTGACACCTTCACCCGCGAAGCGGCGATTGTCATGCGCCCCTCCTTACAGGCCGCCGATGGCCGGGTTGCCCTGGAGCAGTTGATGGCGGTATTCGGGCGCGTGTCCCTCCTGCAAACCGATGGCGGGTCAGAATTCAAAGCCGAGTGCGCTGAGGGCATGCATCGCTGGGCGGATCAGCATCGTATCGCGCGGGCTTACAAGAAGAACGAACAGGCTTTCATTGAAGCCTTCAACGGCACGCTGCGCCGTGAGGAGTTTGGCGCCCTCAAGTTCCGGGGCGATGATTGGAGCTGGCCCAGCAGTGCGCCAATGCTTTCCTCGACTACTATCACCACCGGCGCCCGCATCTCTCACTCGACATGCTCACGCCCGCTCGTTTCGCTGAGTCGCATTTGCCTTGAGAGAATGCGTACTTTTGCACGAACGTTCTGCGCTGCGTATAATCGAGCCGCATCAGGTAGCCTAGAGGAGGCTGCCCAATGTCTGTCATTGACGAGATCAAAGCCCGCCTCGACCTGGTGGCATATATTTCAGAAACCGTTCCGCTAA
- a CDS encoding DNA primase, producing the protein MSVIDEIKARLDLVAYISETVPLKKAGRSYKARCPFHQERTPSFVVFPETQHWHCFGACGEGGDIIAFAMKQHGWDFNEALAHLAERAGVELRPRTTEQEQQDATFERMLGLLEETARYYHALLQEAPQAEVARAYLVRRGLNAQTIADFQLGYAPDDWHATLRHLEGLGYSAADIVAAGVAIRNEEGRVYDRFRHRLMIPIRDGRGRVIGFGARALRDEDTPKYLNSPQSELFDKSATLFGLDLARREIRETETAIIVEGYMDVMQAHQAGFRNVVAQMGTALTDTQLQTLRRYAERLILALDADEAGVNATMRGLDVARQVLNEASATLFGPDGSLRRAGRLGIDMRVIVITSGKDPDDLIREDPREWQRLVAEAEPVADYVIRVGTTGLDIAHATIHEKEKIARQLLPLLTATESDLHREVNVQKLAYRLHLPEKRLMEIALESRVATARPRLASSRLRERRPTRAMEQAARHYRRPEAPPPAPGTAWEEGPQREPDALPPPEEDESEPLAVGQPVEAPPVARAAPGPASLQEQYVLNLLLRRPSLLYQANRALRQVADSLQGRFPDENRMTRLRQALGSLRSEDFRDTTCQAIFEGLQAALRQDDLDPQVFIQNTLGDLFAEPLKRLWALRDPVAGRLPGLEQELYSIHKEMRRQGRNLNEPESEMIDKVFTLRRDRLRQMIDALRFVVLEAEGEERQAYQDAIDASQAAIAALDRALKERAELPNG; encoded by the coding sequence ATGTCTGTCATTGACGAGATCAAAGCCCGCCTCGACCTGGTGGCATATATTTCAGAAACCGTTCCGCTAAAGAAGGCCGGGCGCAGTTACAAGGCCCGCTGCCCCTTCCACCAGGAACGCACACCCTCGTTTGTCGTCTTCCCGGAAACGCAACACTGGCATTGCTTCGGTGCGTGCGGCGAAGGCGGTGATATCATCGCTTTTGCCATGAAGCAGCATGGCTGGGATTTCAACGAGGCTCTGGCGCACCTGGCGGAACGGGCGGGCGTTGAGTTGCGCCCCCGTACAACGGAACAGGAGCAGCAGGATGCCACCTTCGAGCGGATGCTGGGCCTGCTGGAGGAAACGGCCCGCTACTACCATGCCCTGCTGCAGGAAGCGCCCCAGGCGGAAGTCGCCCGCGCTTACCTGGTTCGGCGTGGGCTGAACGCCCAGACGATCGCCGATTTCCAGCTGGGCTATGCGCCGGATGACTGGCACGCGACGCTCCGCCATCTGGAAGGGCTGGGGTACAGCGCGGCGGATATCGTGGCGGCAGGCGTCGCCATCCGTAACGAAGAGGGCCGCGTTTACGACCGCTTCCGCCACCGGCTGATGATCCCCATCCGCGATGGTCGGGGGCGTGTAATCGGCTTTGGTGCGCGGGCCTTGCGCGACGAGGACACGCCCAAATACCTGAACTCGCCACAAAGCGAACTCTTCGACAAGTCCGCTACACTCTTTGGCCTTGATCTGGCCCGCCGCGAGATCCGCGAGACGGAGACGGCGATCATCGTCGAAGGATACATGGATGTCATGCAGGCCCACCAGGCGGGCTTCCGCAACGTCGTCGCCCAGATGGGCACCGCCCTCACCGACACCCAGCTCCAAACCCTGCGCCGCTATGCCGAGCGGCTGATCCTGGCTCTGGACGCCGATGAGGCCGGCGTCAACGCCACCATGCGCGGTCTGGATGTCGCCCGGCAGGTGCTCAACGAGGCCAGCGCTACGCTCTTCGGGCCGGATGGCTCGCTGCGCCGTGCCGGGCGGTTGGGCATCGACATGCGTGTGATCGTGATCACGTCCGGCAAAGACCCCGACGATCTCATCCGTGAAGACCCGCGCGAATGGCAGCGCCTGGTGGCGGAAGCCGAACCTGTCGCCGACTACGTGATCCGCGTTGGCACCACCGGGCTGGACATCGCCCATGCCACGATCCACGAAAAAGAGAAGATCGCCCGCCAGCTCCTGCCGCTACTGACCGCCACCGAAAGCGATCTGCACAGGGAGGTGAACGTCCAGAAGCTGGCTTACCGCCTGCACCTGCCGGAAAAGCGGCTGATGGAGATCGCCCTGGAAAGCCGCGTGGCGACAGCTCGCCCACGCCTGGCCAGCTCACGCCTGCGCGAACGGCGGCCCACGCGGGCCATGGAGCAGGCAGCCCGCCACTACCGCCGCCCGGAAGCGCCGCCGCCCGCACCAGGCACTGCCTGGGAGGAAGGCCCGCAGCGTGAACCGGATGCGTTGCCGCCGCCTGAGGAGGACGAGAGCGAACCACTGGCCGTGGGCCAGCCAGTGGAAGCGCCGCCGGTTGCTCGCGCCGCGCCAGGACCGGCCAGCTTGCAGGAGCAGTACGTGCTCAACCTGCTCCTGCGCCGCCCCAGCCTGCTATACCAGGCCAACCGCGCCCTGCGCCAGGTGGCTGACAGCCTGCAGGGGCGCTTCCCGGACGAGAATCGTATGACCCGCCTGCGCCAGGCGCTGGGATCGTTGCGCAGCGAGGACTTCCGCGACACGACCTGCCAGGCCATCTTTGAGGGGCTGCAGGCTGCCCTGCGCCAGGATGACCTGGACCCACAGGTCTTCATCCAGAACACGTTGGGAGACCTGTTCGCCGAGCCGCTCAAGAGGCTGTGGGCGCTCAGGGACCCGGTCGCGGGCCGGCTGCCCGGCCTGGAACAGGAACTGTATTCCATCCATAAGGAAATGCGCCGTCAAGGCCGTAACCTGAATGAGCCAGAAAGCGAAATGATCGATAAGGTATTTACACTGCGTCGCGATCGGTTGCGCCAGATGATCGACGCACTGCGGTTTGTCGTCCTGGAAGCAGAGGGTGAAGAGCGCCAGGCTTACCAGGATGCTATCGACGCCAGCCAGGCGGCTATCGCCGCTCTGGACCGGGCGCTTAAGGAACGGGCCGAATTGCCCAATGGCTAA